GACACGACCAATCAAGGCTGAGCCAACTGGCACTTCCATGATTTTACCAGTCCGACGAACAACAGACCCCTCACGGATATCTGTAAATTCACCAAGAATGATGATACCAACATCGTTGGTTTCTAAGTTTTGGGCCATACCAATGGTGCCATTTTCAAATACCAAAAGCTCTCCACTCATGGCATTGTCAAGACCTTGCGCACGGGCGATACCGTCACCAATGTAGGTTACGACACCAGTTTCTGTATAGTCAAAGTCAGGCTGAAAGCCTTCAATTTGTTGTTTTAGTAAAGCGCTAATTTCTTGTGCATTTATCAAAAGAACACCACTTTCTATTTTCTAAAGTTTTTTTCTAACATCCTTCAATTGTGTCCGAACACTTGCATCGATGACCTTGTGGTTAACACTCACAATGAAACCACCAAGTAGACTTTGGTCTAATTCTTCGATGATAGTTCGTACACGCAAGGAGAATCGTTCTTCCACTAACTGACGTAGTCGATCTTTTTGCACCTCAGTCAAGGGATAAACGGAAACCACATGGGCTTCAAATTCATTTTTAAATTTACTGATTTGTAAACGGACACGCTCTAGTGTTTCCAGTAGCAAGTCTGCATGCCCATCACGAATAATATCCTCAATCAAATCATTGATTTGCCAGAAACTTGATTGGCGAACGGTTCGTACGAATGCAGCTTTTTCCTCTCTTGATACCGTAGCAGACAACAAAAGACGATTAAGCTTGCTATCATGGATAATCGTAATCAATTCAGAAAGCTGGTCATACATTTCCCAAATTTCTGCATGATCACTGACTTTTTCAACAAATGATAGAGCGTATTTTTGCACAAGGGCATTTTCTCTAGCGTTCATCTACTTTTCTCCCAGCTTATCCAAATAACGATCAATCAAATTGCTGTGGGCTGCCTGGTCTAGGTCTTCTAAAATGATTTTACCTGCCAAATCAACAGCTAATTCAGCGACTTGAACACGCAAGTTTTCTTGGGCTTCACGCTTCTCAGCTTCGATTTCCATCTGCGCTTTTTGTTTCAAGCCTTGGATTTCAACTTCTGCCTGTTCAAGAAGACGTTTTTTCTCTAGTTTCGCTCGCTCAATAGCGTCTTGAATGATTTTTTGTCCTTCAACACGACCTTGAACCAATTCCTGTTCCCGTTGTTGAACCAGGTTTGAAGCAGCAGTTAATTTTTCTTCTGCCGCATCAATATCATTGGCAATCTTATTGGCACGTTCTTCAAAAATACCTGTAATTCGGTCCCAAGCGAATACACGAATAAGGATAATCAATATCGCAAAAGAAGCCGTTACGAGAATAAAGTTTCCAAGAACAGTGCTAGATTGCATTGCTAAAATTGTTGCCATATTTTTCTTTCCCTTTCTTACTCACCATGACCGTGGATTTTTTTGTTCAAGTACATGGATACCAGCATGACAAATACATAGCCTTGCAAACATGAAATGAAGACAGAGAAGCCTGTCCAGACAATGTTTAGTGCAAATGCAACTGGATAAGCTACTGCACTTTGTTGTGATAGCTGTAAAAGAAGTGAAACCAAAACCTCACCTGCGTAAATATTACCGTACAAGCGCAAGGCAAGTGAAGCAAGGTTGGTAATTTCTTCTAAAATGTTCATCGGAGTCATTGCCAAAGGGGTCACAAAATCTTTCAGATATTGCTTAACCCCTCTACGGCGCATACCCTCGACATGACAAAAAACAGTTGCAATGGCTGCTAGTCCAAAATCGTAGGCCATGTTGGCTGTCGGAGATGTCCACAAATTATGACCTTCTGCTGTTTCCAACTTGGTCATCAAACCCAAGTTATTTGCTACCAAAAGAAAGGTGAAGACCGTGAAGAAGAACAAGGCGTACCTTTTAGCATCTTCATCTCCAAGATTTCCCTTAGTGAAATTGATGGTCAATTCGTACACGTACTCCAAAACATTCTGTTTACCTTTTGGCTTCAGTTCCATTCGGCGACTAGCCCAAAAAACAAGTAAGAAAATAACGGAAATGGTTATGATAGAAACCAATACCATGGTCAGGTCAAAGGTTACGGGACCAAGGGTAAGGGTTGGACTTAAATGTTCTTCCAATGGAGGTTCCCCCCTTTTCTATTTCTCTATTTTCTACTATTTCAAGACAAACATCATAGCCAAGGTTACGAAGAACGTTCCCTCGATAAAGGCAACACCCAAGAATACACCAGCCATTAACTTGCTTTGCATTTCTGGTTGACGTGCAGTCGAACTAAGGTAAGAAGCTACCAACAGTCCTTCACCAATACTTACACCAAGACAGGCCAAACCTAAAGCCAACGCGCCTAAATTCATAACGAATTCTCCTTTTAAAATTTAATACCATGTAAGGATACTCCTAAAACATCTATTTGTCAAGAAAATACCGCCTTTGAAAGCGTTTAATTCGCCATTGAAATAGAAAAAGAAAAGACCTGCTGTCTTTTCTTCCTATTTATATAGCAGAATCTATATGACTACTTTCTTCAATGAAACGTTTGGTCATATTTTCTCGATCAACCTGCTCCGTATCCAAAGTGATAGCCTCATCAGAAACCAGGTCCGTATCCGCAAAAAATTCAATATGATTTTGAAGATTGTGCAATTCAACTGGCGCATCTCCACCAAACTCTCCATCAAGATTGAGAAGAAGGCGGCTGTCGGAACTAAGGTTTTCGATAGATAAAGACCTTGTCTTGATATACTCAATTAAATCACTCTCAATATGCTTCCCACCATCTAAAACTTGACCAATTAACTGAAGGATTTCAAAGAGATTGCCTGTTTTTACCATTATCAGGGTAAAATTCCCATCATCCAACTTGGCATCTGGAACAATTTGCTCAAAACCACCAATAGAATTAGTTAAGGCGACAAATATCATGGAAATGGATCCTTCAAATCTTCCCCCATCGTGCGTCACTCGTACAGGTGTAAATTGGACTTGTGGCAAAAGCTCCGCCCCCTTGACCACATAAGCCAAATAGCCAAACATTGTTTTGAGCTGACTTGGCACACTGTAAGTCAATTCTGTCAGAGTTCCTGCGGCAGCGATGTTAATGAAGTAATGTTCTTGATAAAGTCCATTTTTTTCATTCTTTGCCAAGCCAATATCCATCAAAATCGTTTGTTTTTTCCCAATCAGCTTGGCTGCTTCGATCGGGTTGCCACGAGGTACCTTGAGTGCACGCGCATAGTCATTGGTCGTTCCTGTTGGAATAATAGCCATCTTTGGTCTATTTTCAAGGGGAGCAATTCCGTTGACCACTTCATTGATGGTGCCATCTCCTCCTGCTGCGATGACTAGGTCAAAGCCCGCCTCTGCTGCTCTTTTCGCCTCATTTTTTGCTGAATCTTTTGCGGCCGTTGTCTGAAAAGCAGAGGTTTCATAACCGAAACCTTCTAAAATTTCTAGTACGTCTGCCACATTTTTTTTCATGATTTCCTGACCTGAGGTAGGATTGTAAATCAATCTTGCTCGCTTGCGTTCTTCCATATCCTATACCTTAAAGGCTTTCTAACCAAGCCTCATCTTTTATTTCAATTCCTAACTCTTGGGCCTTGGCCAACTTGCTTCCTGCGTCAGCACCTGCGACAACTAGGTTGGTCTTCTTGGAAACAGAGCCTGCTACCTTGGCACCCAAAGCTTCTAGCTTAGCTTTGGCCTCGCCCCGCTTCATCCGTTCCAACTTACCAGTTAATACGACCGTAAGTCCAGACAAGGCAGCATTTTCATCCGCTACCTGTCCCAGATAAGCCAAGTTTACGGCATTTTCCTTAAGTTCAGCTAAAAGTTGCTGGGCACCTGAGCTGGCAAAGAAGCTGGTCAAGGACTTGGCTATTACCTGACCCAATCCTTCTAGGGAAGCAATTTCCTCCTGACTGGCTTGAGCTAGGGCTTCCAAGTCGCCAAAGTTTTCTAGCAAAATCTTGCTGGCCTTGCTGCCGACATGGCGAATACCCAAACCGAACAAGAGCCGTTCTGCTGAATTTCCTTTTGATGTCTGAATGGCCTGATAGAGCTTGTCAGCTGATTTTTCTTTGAAGCCTTCCAAGGTCAATAGGTCATCAACAGTTAATTTATAAATATCAGCAACATCGTGTACCAAGCCGGCTCCAAAGAGTTTTTCTACAATAGAAGATCCCAGACCTGCAATATTCATGGCATCACGGCTGGCAAAATGCTCCAACTTACTCATCAACTGACTTGGGCAAATGGGATTGATACAACGAAGGGCCACTTCATCTTCGTAATGCTGCAAGTCGCTCTGACAAGACGGACACTGGCTTGGAACAGGCATCACTTCCTGCTCAGACCGATACTTGTCCACCACTTTCAGAACAGCAGGGATAATGTCCCCTGCCTTGTAAACAATGACCGTATCACCAATACGAATGTCTTTTTCTGCAATGTAATCCACATTGTGCAGAGTGGCACGGCTAACAGTCGTGCCAGCTAACTGAACAGGGCTGAGGTTGGCTGTGGGAGTGACGACACCTGTTCTACCAACCGTCCAATCAACAGACAGGATTTGGGCTTCTTTTTCCTCAGCTGGAAACTTGTAGGCCACTGCCCAACGAGGGGCCTTAACAGTAAATCCTAATTCCTCTTGGATAGCTAGGTCATTGACCTTAATGACGATACCGTCGATTTCATAGGGCAAATCTTCTCGCCGCTCTGCCATTTTTTCAATAAAAGCCCAAACATCGTCCATGCTGTCGGCCAACTGGTAGTCGTGGTTGGTCACAAAGCCTAGACTATCCAGCTTTTCCAGCACTTGTGACTGGCTGGTCGCTTCAGACGGACTAGCCTCTTGGTAGAGGAAAGTAGCAAGGCCACGCTGGGCCACAACTCCCGTATCCAGCTGGCGAAGGGTCCCCGCCGCTGCATTACGTGGATTGGCAAACTCAGCCTCTCCTGCCTCCTGACGTTGTTGGTTGACGCGGTCAAAAGAGGCTTTGGGCATATAGCACTCGCCACGGACAGTAATATCAACTGCTTGAGGTAAGGTCAAGGGAATATCTGCCACACGCTTGAGGTTTTCCGTGATATTCTCACCGACACTACCGTCACCACGTGTCGCACCTACTACTAGATTGCCTGCTTCATAGGTCAGGGAAATGGACAGGCCGTCAATCTTGAGTTCGCAGATGTAGGTCGCTTGTGGAAATTCCTTGCGAACACGTTGGTCAAAGGCATCTAATTCTTCACGCGAAAAGGCATCCTGCAAGCTAAAAAGAGGATAGACATGGCTGTATTTTTCAAAGCCGTCTAAAATTTTGCCACCAACACGATGGGTAGGACTATTTGGCAAAACCAATTCTGGATGGGCTGTTTCCAGTTCCACCAATTCTCGATAGAGTTTGTCGTATTCGGAATCAGACACGCTTGGTTTGTCTGTGCGATAGTATTCGTCGGCATATTTGTTAAGTAAGTCTACTAATTCTGATATTCTTTTTTCCATAAGACAATTATACCACGACTTAAGATGGCAACTGAAGATTTTAGTTTTGAATTAGGTTAGGAAATTTTAGATACATTTGAGCAAAAAAGAGTATAATAGATATATAAAATTTTGGGAGGTGCCTCGTGGCTATCACATATAAACGACAAGACGATTTGGAAAAAATGCTGGAAGAATTTGCATCCTTTGACAAACTCGAGGAAGTTGAATTTCCAGACCCAACAAGCACTGAAAAAAATAAGCAGAAAGTTGACGATAAGTAAGGATGTTTGGATTTGAGCAACTGCCCTCTTCTGTTTTACAGTCGGGGGCTATTTTCCTATCAATTATCATTGAAGCTCTGCCCTTTGTTCTAATAGGTTCAGTTATTTCTGGTTTCATTGAGGTCTTTGTCACACCTGAAAAGGTGGTCAGATTTCTACCTAAGAATACCTTTTTAGCCATCCTCTTCGGGACCTTTCTGGGCTTTGTTTTTCCTTCCTGCGAATGTGGGATAGTCCCTATTGTGAATAGGCTCTTAGAAAAAAAAGTGCCTAGCTATACTGCTATTCCATTTCTAGTGACTGCCCCCCTTATCAATCCCATTGTCCTTTTTGCAACCTATACTGCGTTTGGAAATTCTTGGCTTCTGGCTGCCTATCGTGTTCTAGGATCTATCTTGGTCGCACTCGTCCTTGGTCTGGTCCTTGGCTTTTGGGTCAAAGAACCGATTAAAAACCAACAGACTGCCTGCCAACCGACCCATGATTTTTCAGATAAAACCAACTGGCAAAAAGTCGGACTAGCTTTTATTCATGCCATTGATGAATTTTTCGATACAGGTCGATACTTGGTCTTTGGTTGCCTCTTTGCTAGTTTAGTACAGGTCTATGTTCCAACAGCTATCTTGACTTCGATTGGTCACAGCCCTCTATCAGCTATCTTGCTCATGATGGGACTTGCCTTTCTGCTCTCCCTTTGTTCTGAAGCAGATGCCTTTATCGGTGCATCTTTTCTATCCAGCTTTGGTCTAGCTCCCGTCATGGCCTTCCTTGTCATTGGACCAATGGTAGATGTCAAAAATCTGCTCATGATGAAGCGTTACTTCACAGGTAAATTTATTCTGAGCTTCGTTACTATTAATTTCCTGGTTATCCTTGGCTACTGCATCATTCTAGGAGGGCTTGTATGATTCGATTTTTAATTCTCGCAGCTTATTTTGAAATGACCATGTACCTCTATGTATCAGGCAAACTAGACCAGTATATCAATCTGCACTACACCTATCTAGCCTATCTGTCTATGATACTTTCCTTTATCCTAGCCATGGTTCAACTCTATGTCTGGGTAAAAGACATTGAAACACATAGTCATTTGACAAAAAAATCAGCCAGATTTGCAAGTATCTTGCTCCTCATCCTTCCGCTTACAGTTGCCTGGCTCTTTCCAACAGTTAGTTTAGATGCTACTTCTGTGGCGGCTAAAGGCTATCATTTCCCCCTAGCTGCTGAAAATGACACAGCTACTCAGGCTCAGGAAGGAACCAGCGTCCAGTACCTCAAGCCTGATACATCCATCTATTTTACAAAGTCAATTTACCAATCTGAGATGCGCGCAATAGCAGACCACTATTTAGCTCAAGATGAAATAGAGGTGACAAGTGATAATTACATGGAGGTCATGGAGGCCATCTATGACTATCCAAATGAATTTGCCGGTAAAACAATTGAAATGGTCGGATTCGTTTATAATGATCCAGACAAGACTGACCAGCAATTTCTCTTCCGTTTTGGCATAATCCATTGTATCGCCGATTCTGGTGTCTATGGTCTACTCTCTACAGGAGCTTCGCAGACTTTTCCTAACAACAGCTGGGTCAAGGCCAGCGGAAAAATTAAGATTGCTTACCATCATTCCTTAAAACAAAGCCTGCCGACACTGGAACTGGAGCAAATAGAAGAAATCCAGCAACCTGAAAATCCCTACGTTTATAGAGTATTTTAGAAAAATGAAGTCATAAAGTGAATTTTCTGACAATTTATGCTATAATGAGATTTATACTCAATAGAATAGGAAAGAATTTATGTCATCACATGTATTGTTTACCATTTTTGGTGCTAGTGGCGACTTAGCCAAACGCAAGCTCTATCCATCACTTTTCCGTCTGTACAAGGCGGGACATATCAAAGAAAACTTTGCTGTTATTGGAACAGCTCGCAGACCCTGGACCAAGGAATTTTTTGAGCAAACCGTCATTGAATCACTAGGAGATTTGCCCGACACGCCACGTCAGGCTCATGAATTTGCAAGTCATTTCTACTACCAAAGCCATGATGTCAACGATACGGAGCATTATGTAGCTCTTCGAAAATTACAAGATGACTTGTGTGAAAAGTACGATACCCAACACAACAAGGTCTTCTTCTTATCCATGGCACCTGAATTCTTCGGAACCATTGCCAAACACCTCAAGTCTGAGAAGATCGTTGACGGACAAGGTTTTGAGCGTTTGATTATCGAAAAACCATTCGGAACAAGCCTTGCAACTGCAAGCAAACTCAATGATGAATTGGCTGCTGCCTTCGAGGAAGACCAAATCTACCGTATCGACCATTATCTTGGTAAGGAAATGGTGCAAAACATCTTCGCTGTCCGCTTTGCCAATATTATATTTGAACATATCTGGAACCGCGATTACATTGACAATGTCCAAATCACTTTCGCTGAGGCGATTGGGGTTGAGGACCGTGGTGGCTACTACGACCATTCTGGCGCCTTAAAAGATATGGTTCAAAACCATGCTCTTCAAGTCCTTTCTCTCTTGGCAATGGATAAGCCAGCCAGCTTCAAGGAGGAAGATGTCCGCGCTGAAAAGATCAAGGTCTTCCAACACTTACGTCAACCGTCAGACGAAGACCTCAAGCGCAACTTCATCCGTGGCCAATATGCTGCAGGTTCCATCGACGGAAAAGACTACGTTAGCTACTTGGACGAACCAAATATTGCAGAAGGTTCTCAGACGGAAACCTTCGCAGGAGGTGTCTTCTTCGTTGATACTGACCGTTTCCGTGATGTACCTTTCTTCTTCCGTACAGGTAAACGCCTGACAGAAAAGGGCACGCGCGTGACCATCACTTTCAAACATGCGGAAGATATTTTTGGTCAGCCTTCTGAAGCCAACGTATTGACCATCTTCATCCAACCAACCGAAGGCTTTATGCTCTCTATCAATGGTAAGGAAGTTGGTTCCCACTTCGCTCTTACTCCTGCCAAACTCAACTTCCGCCACAATGCAACGGCACTTGGTAATTCACCTGAAGCCTACGAAAAACTATTTTTCGATGTCTTGAACGGCGACTCTACCAACTTTAGCCATTGGGAAGAAGTTAAGGCAAGCTGGAGCTTGATTGACCGCATTGTTGATTTGTGGGCAAGCAACCAAGTCCCACTCCACACCTATCCAGCTGGAAGCATGGGACCACAAGCAGCCTTTGATTTGCTAGAAAGCTACGGCTGCAAGTGGGTATGGACTCCGGATGTATGGTATCGTGAACGTGGCTTATTGAAATAAAATAGAAAAACTGGAGCAATCCAGTTTTTTTCGGAGATATTTATGACTGAATTAAACACCATTCTCACCCAACTCCAAGCAGCCAGTCATACTGGCACCCTCAAGCGCTATGAAAAAATTGGCGAAACCAATCCCTACTACGGCGTTCCTATGGGAGCTATTTCTGGTATCGCCAAGGCCTATAAAAATCGACTGGACTTGTTTGCCCCACTCTGGCAAACAGGTGTCCTAGAAGCACAATATTTAGCCATTCAAATTGCAAAAAATAAGCCTGACCAGCTTCTCCAAGCTGACCTAGAGAATTGCCTCAATGAACAAATTTCGGTCAATGTTCTCGATAAGTTGGCTTCCATTATCCTCAGCAAACGAAAAGACAGCAGGGTTTGGGAAGAAGACTTGCTTGCCAAAGACGAGGCCATCTTTAACAGACTAGGCTGGTTTCTCCGCGCCAAATACTTTGCGGGTAAAACGGCTTCAAATCAAGAAATTGAAGAAACTCTAGAACATATTCGCCTGCATTTACAAACCGCAGACCCACAGGTTCAATGGACCATGAACCAATGCTTAGTGGAGATTGCAGTTGCCTATTCTGACTACCTTGAACAGGGCCTTGCAATCGGTCAAGAATTGGCAGTTTATGCGGATATGAAGGTGCCAAAGGGCTGTACTTCTGCCTATGCACCCGACTGGATTGAGGCATTATTAAGGAGGAAATGAGATGCAACATAAAGGAACTCAGGTATTAGAAACCCAACGCCTAGTCTTACGCCCCTTTCAAGCAAGCGATGTTGAATCAGTTTTCCAAAACTGGACTTCAGATGAAAAGGTTACCACCTATCTGACCTGGCCAACTCATCAGACACTCCAAGATACTGAAGACTATGTCCAGTTCTGTCTTCAATCCTATTCACAAGAAAAAGCGTACAGGTGGGCTATTGAATTCAAAGAAAGTCAGCAACCCATTGGAGATATTTCCGTCGTCAGTCTAGATGAACGGGTACATGCTGCTGAATTGGGCTGGGTGTTAGGTAGTAAATGGTGGGGACAAAATTATATGCCAGAAGCCCTTGAAGCAGTCACTCACTTTCTGCTGGAAGAAGTTGGTTGTTTACGGATTACGGCTGTTCACGATAGTGAAAATCGTCCTTCTGGTCGTGTCATGGAAAAAGTCGGTATGACCTATGAAGGAACTCTCCGCCAAGCCGCTCGAAATAATCGTGGTATTGTTGACATTGCTGTTTACTCACTGCTACATACAGATAGAAAAAGTCGCTAGTTTTTCAACTAACGACTTTTTTCTATACCAATCCTTCCAAAAGTCCACGCATGAACTCTTCGGATTTAAATTCTCCGATGTCATCAATTTTCTCACCGAAACCAATTAGCTTAACTGGTATATCCAGTTCCTGACGGATGGCAAGGACAACACCACCCTTGGCTGTACCGTCTAGCTTGGTCAAGACTAGACCAGTCAAGGGAGTAATTTTTGCAAATTCCTTGGCTTGACTGAGGGCGTTTTGTCCTGTCGAGGCATCTAGCGCTAACAGCGTTTCATGCGGTGCTTCAGGCAGCGTTCGTTTAATGATACGGCCGATTTTTTCCAGCTCTGCCATAAGGTTGTCTTTATTCTGCAAGCGACCTGCCGTGTCAATCATGAGAATGTCCACGCCTTCTGCCACGGCACGTTTGACCCCGTCAAAGACCACACTGGCTGGGTCTGACTTTTCAGGACCAGTCACTACTGGCACATCAACACGGCGGCCCCACTCGACCAACTGAGCCACCGCACCTGCACGGAAGGTGTCCGCCGCAACCAGCATAACCTTCTTGCCAGCCTGCTTGTACTTGTAGGCCAACTTACCGATAGACGTCGTCTTCCCAACCCCGTTAACACCGACAAAGAGCATGACCGTTAGGTCGTCTTGGAAGTTGATCTGCTCGCTGAATTGACCGTCTTTTTCGTAAATATCCACCAATTTTTCGATAATCACACGACGGAGTTCATCTGTCTTTTTAGCCTTCTGTAGTTTGGCTTCATAGCGGAGCTCCTCTGTCAGTGTAGAGGCTACTTGCACGCCTACGTCTGACAAAATCAACATTTCTTCCAATTCTTCGAAAAATTCTTCGTCTACTGAACGGAAATTAGCAAAGAATTCGTTAAGTCTTGCACCAAAGCCTGTACGCGTCTTTTTCAAGGTCCGCTGGTACTTGTCCTGCTCACTTTCCTCCTCGACTTGAGCGATTTCCTGAACAGGCTCTTCTTTGGCCTTGGTTTGAATGGCAGGGTCAAAACCTTGTTCCTGCGCTTCTTTAACTCGAGCTGCAGCAGCTTCCTTTGCCGCATAATATTGGGCCATCATGTCTAGCGTACGCTGTTTCTGTGCTTCTTGCTCAGCATTCAAGTCAGTTGGTCCTGGACTATCTTGTTCAGGAATAGTTGACTCCGTTTCAGATACTTCAGTGTCCTTTTCAGAAACCAACTGCTCTACTTCAAGTTCTTCAACAACTTCTTCTCTAGGCTCTTCTTGAGCCTTTTGTCCAAATAATCGATCGAATAATCCCATACTAGTCCTCGTTCAATACATAGTGTTCAACAGCCCAGGCAATGCCGTCCTCATCATTGGTCTTAGGCAAGACTACCTTGGCGGCAGCTTTTATCTCATCTGTGGCATTAGCCATAGCAACACCCATACCAGCCCATTCAATCATAGAAAGGTCATTGCCTTCATCGCCACAAGCCATGACTTCTGACTGGTCAATTCCAAGATGACCAATCAACTTAGCCAAACCATTTGCCTTGTGGACACCTTTGGGGCTCCACTCAAGCAAAATATCACGCGATTTAAAAATCTCAAAACGTTCGTGCATTTCCGCAGGAATTTTCGGAATTTGTGCATCCAAGAAATCTGCATCTACTGCTGATACTGCCTTATTGTACACAAAGTCCTCTGGCAATTCGTCATCAGTCACCTTGATTTTATTCAAAAGGGGGTTAGCAGTTAAATAGAGAGATTCGTGGGCAGCTGGTAGAGAGTATACATCCCCTCCATAGACTGCATCAAGGGGTAAATCTAGTTCATTAGTCACCTGACGAATGGCACGGACTTCCTCAATGGTAAAGCCCACCTTATCCAAAACCCGACCTGTATTTTCTTGAACCAGACCACCATTAAAGGTAATGGAGTACTGTTTTTCACCCAGCAAATCTAATTCTTCCAAAAAAACGCCAATGGCTTGCAAGGGGCGTCCTGTAGTCAAAACCACATAGACCCCCTGATCACGCGCAGCTTGTAGAGCTTTTTTATTTGCCTCTGAAATCCGTTTATCAGATGTCAGAAGCGTTCCATCTAAATCTAATGCGATTAACTTAATTACCATTTACTAATTCCTCCATGTAGGCCATCACGGCTTCTTCATTACAATGCCCAATAACCAAGTCTGCTTGTGTCTTGACTTCATCAACTGCATTTGCGGTCGCAACAGAAAAGGTTGCCAGCTTCATCATTTCTAGGTCATTTTGGTTATCTCCGAAGGCAATCAAATCCTTTCCAGACAAGCCAAAGTACTTGCATAAATGCGATAAACCAATTCCCTTATGAACACCTGACAAGATAATGTCGATTGAGGTAAAGCCCGTCGTGACAGCAGTCAATTGTTGAAAATGATTATTGATCCAGTCTTGCGCTTCTGTACGTATATCCTCATCAATATAGAGATTTAATTT
The nucleotide sequence above comes from Streptococcus sp. 29887. Encoded proteins:
- a CDS encoding SPJ_0845 family protein; this translates as MAITYKRQDDLEKMLEEFASFDKLEEVEFPDPTSTEKNKQKVDDK
- the ligA gene encoding NAD-dependent DNA ligase LigA, which produces MEKRISELVDLLNKYADEYYRTDKPSVSDSEYDKLYRELVELETAHPELVLPNSPTHRVGGKILDGFEKYSHVYPLFSLQDAFSREELDAFDQRVRKEFPQATYICELKIDGLSISLTYEAGNLVVGATRGDGSVGENITENLKRVADIPLTLPQAVDITVRGECYMPKASFDRVNQQRQEAGEAEFANPRNAAAGTLRQLDTGVVAQRGLATFLYQEASPSEATSQSQVLEKLDSLGFVTNHDYQLADSMDDVWAFIEKMAERREDLPYEIDGIVIKVNDLAIQEELGFTVKAPRWAVAYKFPAEEKEAQILSVDWTVGRTGVVTPTANLSPVQLAGTTVSRATLHNVDYIAEKDIRIGDTVIVYKAGDIIPAVLKVVDKYRSEQEVMPVPSQCPSCQSDLQHYEDEVALRCINPICPSQLMSKLEHFASRDAMNIAGLGSSIVEKLFGAGLVHDVADIYKLTVDDLLTLEGFKEKSADKLYQAIQTSKGNSAERLLFGLGIRHVGSKASKILLENFGDLEALAQASQEEIASLEGLGQVIAKSLTSFFASSGAQQLLAELKENAVNLAYLGQVADENAALSGLTVVLTGKLERMKRGEAKAKLEALGAKVAGSVSKKTNLVVAGADAGSKLAKAQELGIEIKDEAWLESL
- a CDS encoding diacylglycerol kinase family lipid kinase, yielding MEERKRARLIYNPTSGQEIMKKNVADVLEILEGFGYETSAFQTTAAKDSAKNEAKRAAEAGFDLVIAAGGDGTINEVVNGIAPLENRPKMAIIPTGTTNDYARALKVPRGNPIEAAKLIGKKQTILMDIGLAKNEKNGLYQEHYFINIAAAGTLTELTYSVPSQLKTMFGYLAYVVKGAELLPQVQFTPVRVTHDGGRFEGSISMIFVALTNSIGGFEQIVPDAKLDDGNFTLIMVKTGNLFEILQLIGQVLDGGKHIESDLIEYIKTRSLSIENLSSDSRLLLNLDGEFGGDAPVELHNLQNHIEFFADTDLVSDEAITLDTEQVDRENMTKRFIEESSHIDSAI
- a CDS encoding F0F1 ATP synthase subunit delta, with amino-acid sequence MNARENALVQKYALSFVEKVSDHAEIWEMYDQLSELITIIHDSKLNRLLLSATVSREEKAAFVRTVRQSSFWQINDLIEDIIRDGHADLLLETLERVRLQISKFKNEFEAHVVSVYPLTEVQKDRLRQLVEERFSLRVRTIIEELDQSLLGGFIVSVNHKVIDASVRTQLKDVRKKL
- a CDS encoding permease; the encoded protein is MFGFEQLPSSVLQSGAIFLSIIIEALPFVLIGSVISGFIEVFVTPEKVVRFLPKNTFLAILFGTFLGFVFPSCECGIVPIVNRLLEKKVPSYTAIPFLVTAPLINPIVLFATYTAFGNSWLLAAYRVLGSILVALVLGLVLGFWVKEPIKNQQTACQPTHDFSDKTNWQKVGLAFIHAIDEFFDTGRYLVFGCLFASLVQVYVPTAILTSIGHSPLSAILLMMGLAFLLSLCSEADAFIGASFLSSFGLAPVMAFLVIGPMVDVKNLLMMKRYFTGKFILSFVTINFLVILGYCIILGGLV
- the atpF gene encoding F0F1 ATP synthase subunit B, with product MATILAMQSSTVLGNFILVTASFAILIILIRVFAWDRITGIFEERANKIANDIDAAEEKLTAASNLVQQREQELVQGRVEGQKIIQDAIERAKLEKKRLLEQAEVEIQGLKQKAQMEIEAEKREAQENLRVQVAELAVDLAGKIILEDLDQAAHSNLIDRYLDKLGEK
- the atpB gene encoding F0F1 ATP synthase subunit A translates to MEEHLSPTLTLGPVTFDLTMVLVSIITISVIFLLVFWASRRMELKPKGKQNVLEYVYELTINFTKGNLGDEDAKRYALFFFTVFTFLLVANNLGLMTKLETAEGHNLWTSPTANMAYDFGLAAIATVFCHVEGMRRRGVKQYLKDFVTPLAMTPMNILEEITNLASLALRLYGNIYAGEVLVSLLLQLSQQSAVAYPVAFALNIVWTGFSVFISCLQGYVFVMLVSMYLNKKIHGHGE
- a CDS encoding TIGR03943 family putative permease subunit; this encodes MIRFLILAAYFEMTMYLYVSGKLDQYINLHYTYLAYLSMILSFILAMVQLYVWVKDIETHSHLTKKSARFASILLLILPLTVAWLFPTVSLDATSVAAKGYHFPLAAENDTATQAQEGTSVQYLKPDTSIYFTKSIYQSEMRAIADHYLAQDEIEVTSDNYMEVMEAIYDYPNEFAGKTIEMVGFVYNDPDKTDQQFLFRFGIIHCIADSGVYGLLSTGASQTFPNNSWVKASGKIKIAYHHSLKQSLPTLELEQIEEIQQPENPYVYRVF
- a CDS encoding F0F1 ATP synthase subunit C produces the protein MNLGALALGLACLGVSIGEGLLVASYLSSTARQPEMQSKLMAGVFLGVAFIEGTFFVTLAMMFVLK